A region of uncultured Desulfobacter sp. DNA encodes the following proteins:
- a CDS encoding FecR domain-containing protein, which produces MQKGIKTQLIIIISSMIIFSAAALGEELKVGFIKSVTGSVSVKRGETVISVNPGDPLFKSDVLTTQTNSSVGIIFTDGTTFAVDQSAEINIKDYLFQPKSNAYAFELFLKKGKAIYSSGRIEKLAPDKVCLSTPKATVGVRGTHFIIQVD; this is translated from the coding sequence ATGCAAAAAGGCATTAAAACACAGCTGATCATCATCATATCCAGCATGATTATTTTTTCAGCAGCAGCTTTGGGTGAGGAACTAAAGGTCGGATTTATCAAATCGGTTACAGGGAGTGTATCTGTTAAACGAGGGGAAACGGTTATTTCAGTAAACCCGGGTGATCCGCTTTTTAAGTCGGATGTATTGACTACCCAGACCAACAGTTCTGTCGGCATTATCTTTACTGACGGTACCACCTTTGCTGTGGACCAGAGTGCGGAAATCAATATCAAAGACTATCTGTTTCAACCAAAATCCAATGCATACGCGTTTGAACTTTTTCTGAAAAAAGGAAAAGCCATATACAGTTCAGGCAGGATTGAAAAGCTTGCACCGGACAAGGTTTGCCTGTCCACCCCCAAAGCAACTGTCGGCGTCAGAGGCACCCATTTTATTATCCAGGTAGATTAG
- a CDS encoding OmpA family protein: protein MIRKYFLFIGMLFLVSCGPKTTVILLPDQDGSTGAVVVKNNTDSIVLNEPYTSTKVSDTKSKMNATTIGKSKVLDSYKILLEAEPLKPVSFLLYFEFGSDRLRPESAALIPKILQVAKERAPSEISIIGHSDTAGDAEYNYKLALDRAQVVEKYLKETGVQLQSISVTSHGEKDPLVVTGDDTYQKKNRRVEIMIR from the coding sequence GTGATACGCAAATACTTCCTTTTCATAGGGATGCTATTTCTTGTTTCATGCGGCCCTAAAACCACAGTCATTCTTTTACCGGATCAGGACGGCAGCACAGGCGCTGTGGTTGTTAAAAACAACACAGATTCAATTGTGCTCAATGAACCGTATACCAGTACCAAGGTCAGTGATACAAAATCAAAAATGAATGCAACGACCATCGGGAAAAGTAAAGTCCTGGATAGTTATAAAATCCTTTTGGAGGCCGAGCCGCTTAAACCCGTCTCTTTTCTTCTTTACTTTGAGTTCGGGTCTGATCGTCTGAGACCGGAATCGGCAGCCCTCATTCCCAAAATACTTCAAGTGGCCAAAGAGCGGGCCCCCTCGGAAATAAGCATCATCGGGCATTCCGACACCGCAGGTGATGCCGAGTACAATTATAAACTGGCACTGGACCGGGCACAAGTCGTGGAAAAATATTTAAAAGAAACCGGTGTTCAACTACAAAGTATTTCCGTGACATCACACGGTGAAAAAGACCCTCTGGTGGTTACCGGAGACGATACATATCAAAAGAAAAATCGAAGGGTTGAAATAATGATCCGGTAG
- a CDS encoding CHASE2 domain-containing protein — protein sequence MKSVSEIDLNFHPTKLRVFISVFLVTVILGSGSYSTNPIFKKVDIFFYDLFIKETGSKDVSKQITIIDIDETSLSAVGQWPWPRYLLAKLVKELFDNHPAAMGFDIILSEPDRSSLKNMRLQFKKDFGLDLGFTGVPPELQDNDLYLAYILGITEIVGARYFYFDHKNKSPVHLYTPFKIEDESGQLQLNRAQGVLPNTRQLEAALKFSGFLNSQSDMDGLLRSTPLLISFDNHIFTSLTFSTFLVANKIKEAVVRKDFFGLYIQAGGYKIPITPDGYIPIRFIRPARAHTYISAVDILNQDYSPSDIQGKILFIGSSATGLSDIHQTVFDPNYPGIEVNATILSSIYNNFQIVKPIWSRHLVAGLCLLTGLAMVFFLTISSSPLVLASSSLTIACVHLISSLLCFAKYSVFVSPGLPIILTIITFIFASFIRFNRLRKASFAWFKKLAKEQQITIGTVVNLVETRDPETGQHVIRTQHYAKELAEHLKQGGLFPDIFTDEYIQMLYNCAPLHDIGKVGIPDKILLKPGKLTDEEFEIMKTHTSIGRDILNRAGQNNLDNFYLKMGALIAGTHHEKWNGKGYPDGLCGDQIPICGRVMSICDVYDALISQRVYKPPFSHEKAMGIILEEKGLMFDPRLVDAFLAIESTIRTIASKFKDPV from the coding sequence TTGAAATCTGTATCTGAAATCGACCTGAACTTCCATCCAACAAAATTACGGGTATTCATATCTGTTTTCCTTGTAACCGTCATTCTTGGTTCAGGATCGTATTCAACGAACCCGATATTCAAAAAGGTCGATATTTTTTTTTATGACCTTTTTATTAAAGAAACCGGCAGCAAAGATGTATCAAAACAGATCACCATCATAGATATTGATGAAACAAGCCTGTCCGCCGTAGGCCAATGGCCCTGGCCCAGATACCTTCTGGCCAAACTTGTCAAAGAGTTGTTCGATAACCACCCTGCAGCCATGGGATTTGACATTATACTGTCGGAGCCGGACCGAAGCTCACTAAAAAATATGCGCCTGCAGTTTAAAAAGGATTTCGGCCTGGATCTTGGATTCACCGGGGTGCCGCCTGAATTGCAGGACAACGATTTATACCTGGCATATATTTTAGGGATCACTGAAATCGTCGGTGCCAGGTATTTTTACTTTGACCACAAAAACAAAAGCCCGGTCCACTTATACACGCCGTTCAAAATAGAGGATGAATCAGGACAATTACAACTGAACCGGGCCCAAGGCGTTTTACCCAATACTCGCCAGCTTGAAGCGGCGTTGAAATTTAGCGGTTTCCTCAACAGCCAGTCCGACATGGACGGTCTGCTGCGATCCACCCCTCTTTTGATCTCATTTGACAACCACATATTTACTAGCTTGACATTTTCAACATTTTTAGTAGCAAATAAAATCAAAGAGGCTGTGGTTCGAAAGGATTTTTTCGGGCTTTACATCCAGGCAGGCGGATACAAGATCCCCATTACGCCGGATGGATATATTCCCATACGGTTCATTCGTCCCGCCAGGGCCCATACCTATATCTCTGCGGTTGATATTTTAAACCAAGATTATTCCCCCAGCGACATTCAGGGAAAAATCCTTTTCATCGGATCCTCCGCAACGGGATTAAGCGATATCCATCAAACCGTTTTTGATCCGAACTATCCCGGCATAGAGGTGAATGCGACGATTTTGAGCAGCATTTATAACAATTTTCAAATTGTCAAACCCATCTGGTCAAGACATCTTGTGGCAGGCTTATGTCTATTAACCGGCCTTGCCATGGTATTTTTCTTAACTATTTCTTCCTCCCCCCTGGTACTTGCCTCATCAAGCCTGACCATAGCCTGTGTTCATTTAATATCAAGCCTGCTTTGCTTTGCCAAGTATTCGGTATTCGTTTCCCCTGGCCTGCCCATCATCCTTACGATAATTACGTTTATTTTCGCCTCTTTCATCCGATTTAACCGATTGAGAAAAGCCTCTTTTGCCTGGTTTAAAAAACTGGCAAAAGAGCAGCAGATAACGATAGGAACGGTGGTCAACTTGGTTGAAACCCGTGATCCGGAAACCGGCCAGCATGTGATCCGGACCCAGCACTATGCCAAGGAACTGGCAGAACATCTAAAACAGGGCGGTCTGTTTCCAGACATTTTTACGGACGAATATATTCAGATGCTGTATAACTGCGCACCCCTCCACGATATCGGAAAAGTCGGTATACCAGACAAAATCCTTTTAAAACCCGGTAAGCTCACCGATGAAGAGTTTGAAATCATGAAGACGCATACATCCATTGGAAGGGATATCCTTAATAGAGCCGGACAGAATAACCTGGATAATTTTTATCTTAAAATGGGGGCGCTGATTGCCGGGACCCACCATGAAAAATGGAACGGAAAAGGCTATCCGGACGGACTTTGCGGAGACCAGATCCCAATTTGCGGCAGAGTCATGTCCATCTGTGATGTCTATGATGCCCTGATCAGCCAACGGGTTTATAAACCACCTTTTTCCCATGAAAAGGCCATGGGGATTATTCTTGAAGAAAAAGGCCTCATGTTTGATCCAAGGCTTGTGGATGCTTTTCTGGCCATAGAAAGCACCATCCGGACAATTGCATCGAAATTTAAAGATCCGGTATAG
- a CDS encoding GNAT family N-acetyltransferase: MKKPTYWADSYIEKRCSAQHALKHIRPGQRVFIGSSCAEPQHLVQELSAISSRFTDLEIVRLLSIESGQLTLIANKSHSQQFNIRSFYLGSCGPSIIKKNQRFITPANLSQIPYLFKSGLMPLNAALIQATPPDDFGWMSLGISVDINLAACETANIVICQINPQMPRVLGRSFIHVNDVDFIVDHEEPLLTIQQRPEQESDNIIARHISRLIEDGSTIQTSLGVATEATMVALSEKNDIGIHSQYLSDAIMHLFSIGVITNKKKGFNNGKLVASSAVGSKLLYEFLDDNPSIELYPSDYVNNPGIIGRHNKMVTLNTAMAIDLTGQVAADALPLNNYTGINGLLDFTRGAAMSEGGKSILMMTATTDQGKRSRIVPLLTEHAVVVPRGDVQFVATEYGLVNLLGKTLQERVTALVSIAHPDFRDELFSAAKDMGLIDSVRKFKEAIKGVYPLQYEETIVIKDIPITFRPAKPVDERFIQEHYYTLNRGDIVSRFFHEKKSFAYDQIETTYEIDYINDLTIVATIGELGFEKIIAVGEYFRNTIINMAEVAYSVSNEYQGMGIANILQQKLTQAAIDNGINGLIAYTALHNKAMIGLFHKLPYKITTEKSDDMFILRCLFSEPKEDDDGGKALGDAILSMG; encoded by the coding sequence ATAAAAAAACCCACATACTGGGCAGATTCCTACATAGAAAAACGTTGCAGTGCCCAGCACGCTCTGAAACATATCCGACCCGGTCAACGCGTATTCATAGGCTCATCCTGTGCTGAACCCCAACATCTTGTCCAAGAGCTATCTGCTATTTCCTCAAGATTTACTGATCTTGAAATTGTGCGCCTGCTCAGCATTGAAAGCGGGCAACTGACGCTTATTGCCAATAAATCCCACTCCCAGCAATTTAATATCAGATCCTTTTATTTAGGATCATGCGGTCCCAGCATTATCAAAAAAAATCAAAGATTTATTACGCCGGCCAACCTATCCCAGATCCCGTACCTGTTCAAATCCGGGCTCATGCCGTTGAATGCGGCACTGATCCAGGCCACCCCCCCCGATGACTTTGGGTGGATGAGTCTTGGCATTTCCGTGGATATTAACCTTGCGGCCTGTGAAACTGCGAATATTGTCATATGCCAGATTAATCCCCAAATGCCCCGGGTTTTAGGAAGAAGCTTTATCCATGTCAATGATGTTGATTTTATCGTGGACCATGAGGAACCGCTTTTAACCATCCAGCAACGCCCGGAACAGGAGTCGGACAATATCATTGCCAGGCATATCTCACGCCTCATTGAAGATGGTTCAACCATACAGACAAGCCTTGGAGTCGCCACAGAGGCAACCATGGTGGCGTTGTCTGAAAAAAATGATATCGGGATCCATTCACAATATCTGTCAGATGCAATCATGCACCTTTTCTCCATTGGGGTGATCACGAACAAGAAGAAAGGATTTAACAATGGAAAACTTGTGGCCAGTTCAGCCGTAGGCTCCAAACTGCTCTATGAATTTCTTGATGACAACCCCTCCATTGAATTATATCCTTCGGATTATGTTAACAATCCGGGAATCATTGGCCGCCACAATAAAATGGTCACCCTGAACACAGCCATGGCCATTGATCTTACCGGCCAGGTGGCTGCCGACGCCCTGCCCTTGAACAATTACACAGGGATCAATGGCCTGCTTGATTTCACCCGGGGAGCAGCCATGTCCGAAGGTGGAAAATCCATTCTCATGATGACCGCCACCACTGATCAGGGTAAAAGAAGTCGGATCGTTCCCCTTTTAACGGAACACGCCGTGGTGGTGCCCAGGGGAGATGTCCAGTTTGTGGCTACAGAATACGGCCTGGTGAACCTTTTGGGCAAAACTCTTCAGGAACGGGTCACGGCCCTGGTATCCATTGCCCATCCGGATTTTAGGGATGAACTGTTTTCCGCAGCCAAGGATATGGGTCTGATTGACAGTGTCCGGAAATTTAAAGAGGCCATTAAAGGCGTTTACCCCCTTCAATACGAAGAAACCATTGTCATAAAAGATATTCCCATTACATTCCGCCCGGCAAAACCGGTGGATGAAAGATTCATCCAAGAACACTATTATACCCTGAACCGTGGGGATATTGTCTCAAGATTTTTCCATGAGAAAAAAAGTTTTGCCTATGACCAGATTGAGACCACCTATGAAATTGATTATATCAATGATCTGACCATTGTGGCGACCATAGGCGAACTGGGATTTGAAAAAATTATTGCCGTGGGCGAATATTTCAGAAACACGATCATTAACATGGCCGAAGTGGCGTATTCAGTATCCAATGAATACCAGGGCATGGGAATTGCCAACATCCTCCAGCAAAAACTGACCCAGGCTGCCATTGACAACGGCATTAATGGCCTGATCGCCTATACGGCCCTGCATAACAAAGCCATGATCGGTCTTTTCCACAAACTGCCATATAAAATCACAACTGAAAAAAGTGACGATATGTTTATCTTACGCTGCCTGTTCAGTGAACCCAAAGAAGATGACGACGGTGGAAAAGCACTGGGCGACGCCATCCTCTCCATGGGTTAA
- the rlmD gene encoding 23S rRNA (uracil(1939)-C(5))-methyltransferase RlmD has protein sequence MPVKKSKTYELDIIDLAFGGKGLAKPDGFPVFVDRCVPGDRVFVKIFKKKKSWAEGRLINIVTPSPLRQQARCEYNQFCGGCKWQQLPYERQLEYKKRHVAESLAHIGRLKDVRVMDVVPSDYIYEYRNKMEFSCSSMRWLMPEELADDNIKKGFGIGLHVPGTFDKVIDIHACHIMPALGNEILETIRSFVAESGLSAYHLRNHEGFWRFVMLRHSVARDQWMVNLVTSEKRADVIQALGRILVDNFPKISCIVNNITDARSGVSTGKEEILIHGEDHLIEKLGHYQFKISANSFFQTNTRACEKLYTKVSDYAELDGSQTVLDLYSGTGTIPIWLSGQAKKIYGIEIVHSAVVDARENVRLNGIDNCTFLEGDIKDVFGQVPEKPDVIIIDPPRVGMHKDVVGHVLAHSPEKIVYVSCNPATLARDLEMLASRYAVLEVTPVDMFPHTYHIESVALLVRKK, from the coding sequence ATGCCCGTTAAAAAAAGTAAAACCTACGAACTGGATATCATTGACCTTGCCTTTGGAGGAAAGGGGCTGGCCAAACCCGATGGATTTCCCGTATTTGTGGACAGATGTGTGCCTGGGGATCGGGTTTTTGTAAAAATTTTTAAAAAAAAGAAGTCCTGGGCGGAAGGACGGCTGATCAACATTGTCACACCGTCGCCCCTGCGTCAGCAGGCAAGATGCGAGTACAACCAGTTTTGCGGAGGCTGTAAATGGCAGCAACTGCCCTACGAGCGACAGCTTGAATACAAGAAACGCCATGTGGCCGAGTCTTTGGCCCACATCGGGCGCTTAAAAGATGTCCGGGTCATGGATGTTGTGCCTTCGGATTATATTTACGAATACCGCAATAAAATGGAGTTTTCCTGTTCCTCCATGCGCTGGCTCATGCCCGAAGAGCTGGCCGATGACAACATAAAAAAAGGATTTGGCATTGGTCTGCACGTGCCCGGCACCTTTGACAAGGTGATCGATATTCATGCCTGTCATATCATGCCGGCCCTGGGCAATGAAATTTTAGAGACCATCCGCAGCTTTGTGGCAGAATCCGGCCTTTCCGCGTATCATCTGCGCAACCACGAAGGTTTCTGGCGTTTTGTCATGCTGCGGCACTCCGTGGCCCGGGACCAGTGGATGGTCAACCTTGTGACCAGTGAAAAAAGGGCTGATGTCATCCAAGCCCTGGGTCGAATTCTTGTGGATAATTTCCCGAAAATAAGCTGCATTGTAAATAATATTACCGATGCACGTTCCGGGGTTTCCACGGGTAAGGAAGAGATTCTTATCCATGGAGAAGATCATCTGATCGAAAAACTGGGACATTACCAGTTTAAAATTTCTGCCAACTCTTTTTTCCAGACAAACACCCGGGCTTGTGAAAAACTGTATACCAAAGTCAGCGACTATGCAGAACTTGACGGGTCCCAGACAGTGCTGGATCTGTACTCAGGCACAGGCACGATTCCCATCTGGCTGTCCGGCCAGGCAAAAAAGATTTACGGGATTGAGATCGTTCACTCTGCCGTGGTGGATGCAAGGGAAAATGTCCGTTTGAACGGCATTGATAACTGCACCTTTCTGGAAGGAGATATCAAGGATGTTTTTGGACAGGTTCCCGAAAAGCCCGATGTGATCATCATTGATCCGCCCAGGGTGGGGATGCACAAGGATGTGGTGGGGCATGTTCTGGCCCATTCCCCTGAAAAAATCGTCTATGTCTCCTGTAATCCCGCAACCCTTGCCAGGGACCTTGAAATGCTTGCATCACGGTACGCGGTTCTGGAAGTGACGCCGGTGGATATGTTTCCCCACACCTATCACATTGAATCCGTTGCTCTGCTTGTAAGAAAAAAATAA
- a CDS encoding alpha/beta hydrolase: MKIIETSFTVDGFTLKGTLHLPDALMPPLVIGSHGLEGSRSSAKQMLLSKVLPANQIAFFRFDHRGCGESQGRFIDDTSLEKRSNDFCAAVGHILGMGVTSDRIALFGSSMGGATCINAWQDLEHAGYRLQGAVLCASPVNTKTIKRIPLAGNDKRPALSLDFFKNNLLYDLSDQAKALHHVMIFHGRADEIVPVENAERLYAAMKEPKEMILHDGGDHQMTDRTHQQDFEQKMISWYKTVFN; encoded by the coding sequence ATGAAAATAATTGAAACAAGTTTTACAGTTGATGGATTCACCCTGAAAGGTACCCTTCACCTTCCAGACGCCCTCATGCCGCCCCTTGTTATCGGCTCCCACGGTCTTGAAGGAAGCCGGTCTTCGGCAAAACAGATGCTTTTATCCAAGGTTTTACCCGCAAATCAGATTGCCTTTTTCCGATTTGACCACAGGGGCTGCGGAGAGAGCCAGGGCCGTTTTATTGACGACACCAGTCTTGAAAAACGTTCAAACGATTTTTGTGCAGCAGTGGGTCATATCCTTGGGATGGGGGTCACATCAGACCGGATTGCCCTGTTTGGTTCCAGTATGGGGGGGGCCACCTGTATCAACGCCTGGCAGGATCTTGAACATGCCGGATATAGACTCCAGGGTGCTGTTTTATGCGCCTCTCCCGTGAACACAAAAACCATAAAAAGGATTCCTCTGGCTGGAAATGACAAGCGCCCTGCCCTTTCTTTGGATTTTTTCAAGAACAATCTTTTATATGATCTTTCTGACCAGGCAAAAGCCCTGCACCATGTCATGATATTCCATGGCCGTGCCGATGAGATTGTCCCGGTGGAAAATGCCGAACGGCTTTATGCCGCCATGAAAGAGCCCAAAGAGATGATCCTCCATGACGGCGGTGATCACCAGATGACAGACCGGACACACCAGCAGGATTTTGAACAGAAAATGATCAGCTGGTATAAAACTGTGTTCAATTAA
- a CDS encoding MinD/ParA family protein — protein sequence MAKVITISSGKGGVGKTSISLNLALSLASSGKKVCLFDADLGLANVNILTGLMPENGLEDVMNNKLDLKDIMIRGYHGIDIVPGSSGVEKMADMTREEAKNLIKAFLTLDKYDYFLFDTSAGISSQVLSFCLASHDMVLVVAPEPTSLTDAYSLLKVLAKTGRMPNVRVVINQVKTREIAVTAWKKLKNTVEKFLSIKISVLGIVAHDQQVPKAVISHVPFVVTSPSSPAARCIKSIADKLMTSGKDRPDIPMEFFWNQCFNFFNLKETPEPDSEAESSSVVDSSRDSQDNHNGISDSAATDLSRIGQGLAGIEEKLSSLVDVMAGLTSLVDEVSQIKQLLKDQAKTQNQEARLPMQDISSLEAENLETMSEFRDPLPKPGKVYLDFDAWMEKKANYY from the coding sequence ATGGCCAAAGTAATTACGATCTCAAGTGGAAAAGGCGGCGTCGGTAAAACCAGCATCAGCCTGAATCTTGCCTTGTCTCTTGCATCTTCCGGTAAAAAGGTGTGTCTGTTTGATGCGGATCTCGGGCTTGCCAACGTCAACATTCTTACCGGCCTGATGCCTGAAAACGGTCTGGAAGATGTTATGAATAACAAACTGGACTTAAAGGATATCATGATCCGGGGGTATCATGGTATTGATATAGTTCCCGGAAGCTCGGGTGTAGAAAAAATGGCAGACATGACTAGGGAAGAAGCAAAAAACCTGATCAAGGCTTTCCTGACCCTGGACAAATATGATTATTTTCTTTTTGACACATCGGCAGGCATTTCCTCTCAGGTGTTGTCTTTTTGCCTTGCCTCCCATGACATGGTTTTGGTGGTCGCGCCTGAGCCAACCTCCCTGACAGATGCCTACTCTCTGCTAAAAGTTCTGGCAAAAACCGGCAGAATGCCCAATGTCAGGGTGGTCATAAACCAGGTTAAAACCCGGGAAATAGCCGTAACGGCCTGGAAAAAATTAAAAAATACCGTTGAAAAATTTCTTTCCATAAAAATATCTGTGCTGGGGATTGTGGCCCATGATCAACAGGTTCCCAAGGCCGTTATTTCCCATGTTCCTTTTGTTGTAACTTCTCCATCATCTCCGGCAGCCCGATGTATTAAGTCCATAGCAGACAAGTTGATGACATCCGGGAAGGACAGGCCCGATATCCCCATGGAGTTTTTCTGGAATCAGTGTTTTAATTTTTTTAACCTTAAAGAGACACCGGAACCTGATTCTGAGGCTGAATCATCCTCGGTGGTCGATTCATCCCGGGACAGTCAGGATAATCATAACGGTATCAGTGACAGCGCGGCCACAGATCTGTCCAGGATAGGCCAGGGGTTGGCGGGTATTGAAGAAAAACTGTCAAGCCTTGTGGATGTCATGGCCGGTTTGACATCTCTTGTGGATGAAGTGTCTCAAATTAAGCAGCTTTTAAAAGATCAGGCCAAGACCCAGAACCAGGAGGCACGGCTTCCTATGCAGGACATATCTTCCTTGGAAGCAGAAAACCTGGAAACCATGTCTGAATTCAGGGATCCGCTGCCCAAGCCCGGGAAGGTTTATCTGGATTTTGATGCCTGGATGGAGAAAAAGGCGAATTATTATTAA